A genomic stretch from Psilocybe cubensis strain MGC-MH-2018 chromosome 1, whole genome shotgun sequence includes:
- a CDS encoding putative oxidoreductase YfjR, with product MQQDTLTPENPTPPYTSRPHTPKLFPPQIGCIGLGNIGFLMTRNLALNAPTDDGPLPPIMIWNRTVSKAEKLIELVGDQKCRIAKDPEEIAKECDIIFVNLANDDVVRSIYNRLTSSLRRNPPTREKIFVETSTLTQHVAELDSMLSNFPRVHLISCPVIGSPIVAEKSQLLLVMSGDYRSKKEVAYWLVPAVGKRVIDLGGDLQKALTFKLLANSLILGNLEILAEAFTFAQKSGIGENHVDALIKEYFPAPSIVNYAEKMMNDSFDGSQGFSIDGGIKDATHIRRLTAKHNSPMPAIDVAHQNLLTARAHFRRMQQQGHSPYEELDWSGLIAGTRVSAGLYPFDQRKDFGLTMVKEQN from the exons ATGCAACAGGACACTCTTACGCCTGAGAATCCAACGCCGCCCTATACCAGTAGGCCCCATACGCCCAAACTTTTCCCTCCTCAAATCGGGTGCATTGGGCTTGGGAACATCGGATTCTTGATGACTCGCAATTTGGCGCTGAATGCCCCAACGGACGATGGCCCATTGCCTCCGATTATGATATGGAACCGGACGGTTTCGAAGGCTGAAAAACTCATTGAACTAGTTGGTGATCAAAAGTGTCGTATTGCGAAGGATCCCGAGGAAATAGCAAAAGAATGCGACATCATTTTTGTCAACTTGGCGAATGACGACGTTGTTCGGTCAATTTACAATCGCTTGACTTCGTCTTTAAGA CGTAATCCGCCTACTCGAGAGAAAATCTTTGTCGAAACAAGCACA TTGACACAACATGTAGCCGAACTGGACAGCATGCTCTCAAACTTTCCCCGCGTGCACCTCATCAGTTGCCCAGTCATAGGCTCACCAATAGTAGCTGAAAAGTCCCAGTTATTGCTCGTCATGAGCGGCGATTATCGATCCAAGAAGGAGGTGGCTTATTGGCTTGTACCCGCCGTAGGTAAAAGGGTTATTGATCTTGGGGGAGACTTGCAGAAAG CACTCACTTTCAAACTTCTCGCCAACTCATTAATTCTGGGTAACTTGGAAATTTTGGCGGAGGCATTTACATTTGCTCAAAAATCTGGTATCGGCGAAAATCATGTCGACGCCCTCATCAAAG AGTATTTCCCTGCGCCTAG CATTGTGAACTATGCCGAAAAGATGATGAATGATAGCTTCGACGGAAGTCAGGGTTTCAGCATTGATGGCGGTATCAAGGATGCAAC TCATATCCGTCGGTTAACTGCCAAACACAACTCGCCCATGCCAGCCATTGACGTTGCGCATCAAAACTTGCTCACCGCCCGTGCTCACTTCCGGAGAATGCAACAACAAGGCCACTCTCCTTACGAGGAGTTAGATTGGAGTGGTCTCATCGCAGGCACTCGGGTGTCTGCGGGCCTGTACCCTTTCGATCAGAGAAAG GATTTTGGTTTGACAAtggtcaaagaacaaaattAG
- a CDS encoding Actin-regulating kinase 1: MAHQQVYQAYPQNKGTLIPGQTISVNNYTVQVERYLSQGGFAHVYLVRTPTPVYNTTHHVLKRIAVASESMLTEVKKEVDIMRLLKGHPNIVHLIDAAWHKLPNGTFEVFILMEYCPGGGIIDMMNRRLRERLTEAEILQIFVDVCEGLAYMHNSRPPLLHRDLKVENILQSSPTSFKLCDFGSATTVSNPPTNMQEIRALEADLNKHTTLQYRAPEMVDVYSKRPVNEKSDIWALGVLLYKLCYYTTPFEEHGPLAILNVQYRIPSYPVYSQDMNMLIGSMLREHGAQRPTVFELLNHVHRLRGTKSKFSYNVPVPPPLLARHPTHAKPQPAQNPLEDVISYKSPSSKPVISVYDSKVHPQTIPPASNQGVQAREKVLEAIAPMRRGRPSATHSSSRPASPQKLHPTREKTTDWMDSGFENEKDHLWKSVTEKSSSMGTDLNNIDDGWSLKASDKKSQGETKEQSRGFGDDFAEKLWSSPDPNTVTAPQPPKSSSRPNINSTKLNDAPLTPLAFTGTSTIRPKPERLIQNRDKDAFEGLGLMSSMPKAAPTLGEARKLRTGLASMTLSSAHENYYRDNGQLNTHSARPSPSPQPRYLSTTPLQAQSVSPVPTPGSGSSYKHPHYSPSVPSPSPSAGQDGPIESKYPSLEELDAQFSPTINALYPAVVNDSSSHYMPAMSRNAASNRAQHQAKPTSELSGSVNTLLRPSVPQAVNPHSVEGVRSEQVTGIAMRETKESRKSEGSQSKKNVSSQNIDEAGSSKFAIKPMVIRKHPSSVTMNPSFSTSKSAEKDTPHTPQAVNITPSENLVPPKFPARPHTNVQPRDWLTGDDFDDIKRVPTPVLRDSPSKRASFIEVDDFEIPQSSAITQYAIAPERIIDEPPSADISPTVSKFKRAFPAIDKIDTAPSQQPTASGLTDNWSPVARRGGKDADEDSSSADEGPEDVRGIPSLDRKRHASRTKGRQSSVHELVYQYGGPALVKEKESEKEANTAAIQRTREQESVKERESEREREKERERELEREREINRERQREKEIKEAEREKEIVREREKLKNLELEREKEKERDRERERPPMHYSVGDYKVYKPKAPGLAPPAAQDLDRKTPSPTSNTNNFSSTTMNRSPRLQTIPLNDKPLAPINGTKQTSSARSRPQSMFIFPSKSADSSSTPTTNLMPPQETRPRATRRTSISDMVQHYEAIGGSVKSPTSVPPTPPSPINRPVSTKATTMASGNGRMINNKVSTEFTKLKPVTSQFPVSIEASVRHTEEFSTKSEPPRHANTNTGLSRTPTTKTVRKTTLDNRRDNFVRPSSPETSSGNVSAKPDPPAASYSKLELSSSRPAKVSHPSESFKPSSPRKPPISINEDILSKQEEPISSPPEQPYQGVGRLIDQWQKKSAEAEQSRPVPGKFLSKRPGMLRGEDR, translated from the exons ATGGCCCACCAACAAGTCTACCAAGCTTATCCACAAAACAAGGGGACCCTAATACCTGGCCAGACGATTTCGGTGAATAACTACACTGTTCAGGTCGAACGTTATCTATCCCAAG GTGGCTTCGCCCATGTCTATCTTGTTCGGACTCCTACTCCTGTATACAACACGACGCACCACGTCCTAAAACGAATCGCAGTTGCTAGCGAGTCAATGCTGACGGAGGTCAAGAAGGAGGTTGATATAATG CGCCTGTTGAAAGGTCATCCGAACATTGTCCATCTCATCGATGCGGCATGGCACAAGTTGCCCAATGGCACATTCGAAGTATTCATTCTGATGGAATATTGCCCTG GTGGCGGGATAATTGACATGATGAATCGCCGACTCCGCGAACGACTGACAGAAGCAGAAATCTTGCAGATTTTCGTAGATGTTTGCGAAGGACTGGCGTACATGCATAATTCACGACCACCCTTACTTCATCGGGACTTAAAAGTTGAAAACATTTTGCAATCTTCTCCAACTTCTTTTAAACTTTGCGATTTTGGGTCAGCAACCACTGTATCAAATCCGCCGACCAACATGCAAGAGATTCGTGCTCTGGAAGCAGACCTCAACAAGCATACAACGTTGCAGTACCGGGCCCCTGAAATGGTTGACGTATACTCAAAACGCCCAGTTAACGAAAAGAGCGATATCTGGGCTCTTGGTGTCCTGCTTTATAAACTTTGCTACTATACCACGCCGTTTGAAGAACACGGTCCACTGGCCATCCTCAATGTTCAATACCGCATACCATCTTATCCTGTGTACTCACAAGACATGAATATGTTGATTG GGTCCATGTTGAGGGAACATGGAGCACAGAGACCAACTGTTTTTGAGTTGCTGAATCACGTACATCGCCTCCGCGGAACGAAGTCAAAATTCTCATACAACGTACCGGTACCCCCACCACTCTTGGCTCGTCACCCAACACACGCCAAACCCCAGCCTGCTCAAAATCCATTGGAAGACGTCATTTCTTACAAGTCGCCCTCATCAAAACCTGTTATTTCCGTATATGACTCCAAGGTACATCCCCAAACCATTCCTCCTGCTTCAAACCAAGGCGTCCAGGCCCGAGAAAAGGTTTTGGAAGCCATCGCTCCAATGAGGCGAGGCCGACCATCAGCGACGCATTCATCTTCTAGACCAGCAAGTCCTCAAAAGCTCCACCCTACTCGAGAGAAGACAACAGATTGGATGGATAGTGGTTTCGAAAACGAGAAGGATCACCTTTGGAAATCTGTTACAGAGAAATCATCTTCGATGGGTACTGATTTGAATAATATAGATGATGGTTGGAGCCTTAAGGCGTCAGATAAAAAATCTCAAGGAGAGACAAAGGAGCAGTCACGAGGATTCGGTGATGATTTCGCAGAGAAGTTATGGAGTTCTCCTGACCCCAACACAGTAACTGCTCCCCAGCCTCCGAAATCTAGTTCTCGGCCGAATATCAATTCCACGAAATTGAACGACGCCCCTCTCACTCCCCTGGCCTTCACTGGAACTAGTACGATTCGGCCAAAGCCAGAGCGTTTGATTCAAAACAGAGACAAGGATGCATTCGAAGGCCTTGGCCTCATGTCATCGATGCCTAAGGCGGCACCTACACTAGGAGAAGCTCGTAAACTGCGCACTGGGTTAGCTAGTATGACATTGTCCTCGGCGCATGAAAACTATTATCGTGACAATGGCCAACTCAATACCCACTCAGCTCGACCCTCACCTTCCCCACAACCGAGATATCTATCTACTACTCCCCTTCAAGCCCAGTCGGTATCTCCTGTACCCACTCCAGGTTCAGGAAGCTCCTACAAACATCCTCACTATTCACCCTCGGTTCCTAGTCCATCTCCGTCTGCCGGCCAAGATGGCCCTATTGAATCTAAATATCCTTCGCTTGAGGAATTGGATGCTCAATTCTCGCCCACAATTAATGCACTTTACCCAGCTGTAGTGAACGACTCCTCGTCTCATTATATGCCTGCAATGTCCAGAAATGCTGCTAGTAATCGCGCTCAGCATCAAGCTAAACCTACTAGCGAATTATCTGGATCGGTCAACACTTTGTTAAGACCATCTGTTCCACAGGCGGTTAATCCCCATTCCGTTGAGGGTGTGAGGTCGGAGCAGGTGACAGGCATCGCAATGCGGGAAACTAAGGAAAGTCGTAAATCCGAAGGTAGTCAAAGCAAGAAGAACGTCTCATCTCAGAATATTGATGAAGCTGGAAGTAGCAAATTTGCTATAAAACCTATGGTCATTAGAAAACATCCTAGCTCTGTCACTATGAATCCCTCCTTTTCGACGAGTAAATCTGCAGAGAAAGATACACCGCATACACCGCAGGCTGTAAACATCACGCCCAGCGAAAACCTCGTCCCTCCCAAATTCCCAGCCAGACCACATACCAACGTACAACCGCGTGATTGGCTGACTGGAGATGACTTCGACGACATCAAACGTGTGCCTACGCCAGTGCTTCGTGATTCACCCAGCAAAAGGGCCTCGTTTATTGAAGTCGATGACTTCGAGATTCCTCAATCTAGTGCAATTACTCAGTACGCCATTGCACCAGAACGAATTATCGATGAGCCACCATCTGCTGATATTTCACCTACCGTGTCCAAATTCAAACGTGCGTTCCCTGCTATCGACAAGATCGACACTGCTCCTTCGCAGCAACCAACTGCATCAGGTCTTACTGATAATTGGAGTCCAGTGGCAAGGCGAGGAGGAAAGGATGCAGATGAGGATTCCTCAAGCGCGGATGAAGGGCCAGAGGATGTGAGAGGTATACCATCGCTAGATCGGAAAAGGCACGCTTCGAGGACGAAAGGAAGGCAAAGTTCAGTGCATGAACTTGTGTATCAGTACGGCGGACCTGCTTTAGTCAAGGAGAAGGAGTCAGAAAAGGAAGCTAATACAGCTGCTATCCAAAGAACAAGAGAACAAGAGAGTGTGAAAGAACGAGAGAGTGAAcgagagagggagaaggaaagagaaagagaattgGAACGGGAGAGGGAAATAAACAGAGAGAGGCAGcgagaaaaggaaataaaAGAGGCAGAAAGGGAAAAAGAGATTGTAAGAGAACGGGAGAAGTTGAAGAACCTAGAGCTGGAaagggagaaagagaaagaacgGGACCGTGAACGAGAACGTCCGCCTATGCACTATAGTGTCGGTGACTATAAAGTTTATAAGCCAAAAGCGCCGGGAttagcacctccagcagccCAGGATCTTGATCGCAAGACGCCTTCCCCGACAAGCAATACAAACAATTTTTCATCAACAACCATGAATCGGTCACCGCGTCTACAAACCATACCCCTCAATGATAAACCTCTGGCTCCTATAAATGGCACAAAACAGACGTCCTCTGCCCGTTCCCGCCCTCAGTCTATGTTCATTTTCCCGTCTAAGTCAGCGGATAGCTCATCGACGCCTACCACTAATTTAATGCCCCCTCAAGAAACCAGGCCGCGAGCGACAAGACGAACATCGATATCAGATATGGTTCAACATTACGAGGCCATCGGTGGCTCGGTTAAATCTCCCACCTCAGTACCTCCCACCCCGCCGTCACCGATTAACAGGCCAGTTTCTACCAAGGCGACCACTATGGCTTCTGGAAATGGGCGCATGATCAATAACAAAGTCTCTACAGAGTTTACCAAGTTGAAACCTGTCACATCTCAATTTCCAGTATCGATTGAAGCGTCTGTTCGACACACTGAAGAATTCTCTACGAAATCCGAACCACCCCGTCATGCCAATACCAACACTGGTCTCAGTCGCACGCCAACAACAAAGACAGTAAGGAAAACTACGCTCGACAATCGGCGAGATAATTTTGTTCGTCCTTCTTCACCAGAGACATCCTCTGGCAACGTCTCAGCAAAGCCAGATCCACCTGCCGCTTCCTATTCTAAGTTGGAACTTTCATCTTCACGACCCGCCAAGGTCTCTCACCCGTCCGAGTCGTTCAAACCTAGCTCTCCTCGGAAACCACCAATTTCCATCAACGAGGACATTTTATCAAAGCAGGAAGAACCGATATCATCCCCTCCCGAACAGCCCTATCAAGGTGTTGGAAGGTTAATCGATCAGTGGCAAAAGAAATCTGCTGAGGCTGAACAATCGCGACCTGTACCTGGCAAATTCTTGTCGAAAAGACCTGGAATGTTGCGTGGGGAGGATAGATGA
- a CDS encoding Nicotinamidase yields MSTPISTTPPLIQINDDSPKGDKTAFVPALLVIDMQNDFVYGSLAVPGGESLIERINTLIDLPFKARIATRDFHPDNHVSFAQTHQKPTFSKATVFHPGDEEEKEGAQLTMWPIHCVAYSGGADFVPGLKTTTFDAVVHKGTHPRIESYSAFRDVWGKTETELPGILEELGVTDVYLAGLAGDYCVKYTALDAVDYGYNTWLVRDGIKSISKEESDKSFAQMEKKGVKFTTIKELQKLLAPSVPVLN; encoded by the coding sequence ATGAGCACACCGATTTCCACTACGCCGCCTCTGATCCAAATCAACGACGATTCCCCGAAGGGCGATAAAACTGCATTCGTACCTGCTCTGCTCGTCATAGACATGCAAAATGACTTTGTCTATGGATCACTTGCTGTACCTGGAGGGGAGAGCCTAATCGAGCGTATCAACACTTTGATTGACCTGCCATTCAAAGCTCGAATTGCCACCAGAGACTTCCACCCCGACAACCACGTTTCGTTCGCGCAGACCCATCAAAAACCGACCTTCTCGAAGGCGACGGTCTTCCACCCTGgggacgaggaagaaaaggaaggcGCGCAACTAACGATGTGGCCCATACACTGCGTGGCGTACTCTGGTGGTGCTGATTTTGTTCCCGGGCTGAAGACAACCACATTCGACGCTGTTGTGCACAAGGGAACACACCCTAGGATCGAGTCTTACTCTGCCTTCCGCGATGTCTGGGGAAAGACTGAAACGGAGCTGCCGGGCATCCTGGAGGAGCTGGGTGTCACCGACGTATATCTTGCAGGCCTTGCGGGGGATTACTGCGTCAAGTATACGGCCTTGGATGCAGTGGATTACGGGTACAATACATGGTTGGTCAGGGACGGTATTAAAAGCATCTCAAAGGAGGAGTCGGACAAATCTTTTGCGCAGATGGAGAAAAAGGGCGTTAAGTTCACCACGATTAAGGAGCTACAAAAGCTACTGGCACCATCTGTCCCCGTACTCAACTGA
- a CDS encoding Putative DEAH-box ATP-dependent helicase (Putative DEAH-box ATP-dependent helicase UM11114) — translation MPPKRGIVKSGNAGNSSKSDKNKTPASTTDTPGPPPLFPPGSKYPLSILQERCQKLGWEKPVVDTRSRGSSGFSFVVTLSRRNPKTSEIDRVRMEPHPPYFRPTAMEAKHWGATYALYRFCNGLQLNQILPPGPRDYWKELAAEHKSIREHQKWMYEADPFSAQKAVEERQAKASQRDESKSVAGRQAESKSSGHISSDYPEVIMASSLRELVEDAIKKSIELYPDTSDSLRLTLSPEVIPEIAQQLGHLDFKKSQIQDATKFLSEESPLTFSLLSSLSPLEAAIEYLVLHLPECDLPQRFLPSNNASNPFITSAHSGQDDLKKRWIEEKAVKEAGWPLNAVNECTKVNPELIFKWDSLMVALGRKLVGSPIIASNADESAPYSIEVEEYEALGAHLEEEGHLILPLFSAPIVVHILFSETEKYPRPGYIPIYITSATAPAYIRLHLLSKFLKAMESRSELEHGEGFFMTVMRIIEEAWADIEDNGPPNISVVLKDLIPTPQRFIRSITNTPTSPVVKGPNSVRSRRIDIQDDSDIKRAFDMLVQTDKYKAMLEKRMKLPAFQAREDFLDKLERNRVVVVVGETGCGKTTQLPQFILDSLIQTNRGSTASILVTQPRRLSAISVAARVSEERIEDGSVGYAIRGESRQGKDTKLLFCTTGVVLRRLSTGDTLKDISHIVVDEVHERSMDGDFLLLELKELLKVHPTLKVVLMSATINHETFVKYFDDAPLLTIPGFMHPVEDKYLEDILSETNYRPPVVRQTKEKLQTTRRLKEEHEAEGISSLVAEGIQNIMRSDRIDYQLISALVNHIIATAKTIGGILIFLPGVNEIRQCVEAVRSSVGHRDALVLPLHANLSNEEQRRVFQTTKNWKIIASTNVAETSITIDDIIYVVDAGKVKETQFDPETNMSRLVETWINRAAARQRRGRAGRTRPGVCYKLYTRKHELSMAPFPVPEILRVPLESISLSVKATREDEDVKAFLSRVIDPPAIAALDRAWTTLEEIGAIDQNGGLTALGKYMSMLPVDIRLAKMLILGTIFQCIGPVATVAALLSSKPLFNSPMDKRDEAAVARARFLYGDSDLLTDVNAFDECMKLRAEGKSQSTIRAFYDQNFISAAVVREITTLRQDFISSLAEIGLIPLNSKPTTQSLNTCSDNLNLVKAAMLGGLWPRVARVQLPTDKIKYDKVSGGTVQRDNSAKDYKILDLKEGRVFLHPGSVLFAKSTWKPPFLFYFHKYMTNKIFLRDATKVPMYALLLFGGPVSVNHIRGGLTIGSKDNFIKLAAIPRIGILVNQLRRLLDAQLQRSIEDGTMLTAESGNPVVHAIMALLTHDGRTEDLGTNTPTNREEDSKTPSNRASPLTR, via the exons ATGCCACCCAAGAGAGGGATTGTAAAATCTGGAAATGCCGGAAACTCGTCAAAATCGGATAAGAATAAGACACCCGCTTCTACCACAGATACACCAGGTCCACCACCTCTGTTTCCTCCAGGATCCAAATACCCTTTGAGCATACTTCAAGAAAG ATGCCAAAAATTAGGTTGGGAAAAGCCTGTTGTGGATACA CGTTCTCGAGGAAGTAGTGGCTTTTCGTTCGTCGTTACCTTGAGTAGACGCAACCCTAAGACTTCCGAAATTGACCGAGTGCGCATGGAACCGCATCCACCCTACTTCAGACCTACTGCCATGGAAGCCAAACATTGGGGTGCCACTTACGCTCTTTATCGT TTTTGCAATGGACTTCAACTCAATCAGATCCTACCGCCAGGACCTCGCGATTATTGGAAAGAGCTTGCAGCAGAACATAAATCAATTCGAGAGCACCAGAAATGGATGTACGAAGCTGATCCATTTTCTGCTCAAAAAGCAGTCGAAGAAAGACAAGCCAAGGCGTCTCAACGAGATGAGTCCAAGTCAGTCGCAGGGAGACAAGCCGAATCTAAGTCCAGCGGTCACATATCATCTGATTATCCAGAAGTAATAATGGCTTCATCTCTCAGGGAGCTGGTAGAAGATGCCATAAAGAAG AGCATTGAACTTTATCCAGATACTTCCGATTCGTTACGTCTCACGCTCTCCCCTGAAGTAATCCCAGAAATTGCGCAACAACTCGGACATTTAGACTTCAAGAAATCGCAGATACAAGATGCTACAAAGTTTTTATCGGAGGAATCACCGTTGACTTTCAGTTTGTTGAGCTCCTTGTCGCCTCTTGAAGCTGCTATCGAATACCTTGTTCTCCACCTACCGGAATGCGACCTCCCACAACGATTTCTACCTTCAAATAACGCTTCTAATCCATTCATCACCTCAGCTCATTCTGGCCAAGACGATCTAAAAAAGCGTTGGATCGAAGAAAAGGCCGTCAAGGAAGCTGGTTGGCCACTGAATGCTGTCAATGAATGCACCAAAGTTAATCCCGAATTAATTTTCAAATGGGATTCACTGATGGTCGCCCTTGGGCGAAAATTGGTTGGAAGCCCAATAATAGCGTCAAATGCTGACGAAAGTGCACCTTACTCTATAGAGGTGGAGGAATACGAAGCTCTTGGTGCTcatctggaagaagaaggacaCTTGATCTTACCCTTATTCAGTGCACCGATCGTCGTTCATATTCTCTTCTCTGAGACAGAGAAATATCCTCGACCAGGCTATATTCCTATATATATCACCTCGGCAACAGCTCCCGCATATATTCGATTACACCTCCTTTCTAAGTTCTTAAAAGCGATGGAGTCTAGGAGTGAACTAGAACATGGCGAAGGTTTTTTTATGACCGTGATGCGAATAATTGAAGAGGCGTGGGCCGACATTGAAGATAATGGCCCACCTAACATCTCAGTAGTGCTCAAGGATCTAATCCCGACTCCTCAAAGATTCATTCGCTCTATTACAAATACTCCAACGTCTCCTGTTGTCAAAGGTCCAAACTCAGTGCGGTCGAGACGAATTGATATTCAGGACGATTCAGATATCAAAAGGGCATTTGACATGCTAGTGCAAACCGATAAA TACAAAGCCATGTTGGAGAAAAGGATGAAGTTACCGGCTTTCCAAGCCAGAGAAGATTTTCTAGATAAGTTAGAGCGCAACAGAGTTGTTGTGGTCGTTGGAGAGACTG GATGTGGAAAGACAACTCAAC TTCCTCAGTTCATTCTTGATTCTCTCATTCAAACAAACCGTGGTTCTACGGCGTCGATACTTGTCACTCAGCCACGCCGGTTATCAGCGATCTCAGTTGCAGCTCGCGTTTCAGAGGAACGTATTGAAGACGGCTCTGTTGGATATGCTATTCGAGGTGAAAGCAGGCAAGGAAAAGATACCAAACTTCTCTTCTGTACTACCGGAGTTGTCTTGAGGCGACTTAGCACCGGAGATACTCTTAAAGATATTTCACACATTGTCGTTGATGAA GTTCACGAACGATCCATGGACGGCGATTTTCTGTTATTGGAATTGAAAGAACTTCTCAAGGTTCATCCAACATTGAAAGTTGTTCTCATGTCAGCCACTATTAACCACGAAACATTTGTCAAATATTTTGACGATGCACCTCTTCTTACTATTCCGGGCTTCATGCATCCTGTCGAAGACAA GTATCTTGAAGACATATTATCTGAAACCAACTATAGACCCCCTGTAGTCAGACAGACCAAAGAAAAATTACAAACGACACGCAGACTAAAAGAAGAGCATGAAGCTGAAGGTATCTCTAGCTTAGTTGCAGAAGGCATTCAAAATATCATGCGGTCAGATAGAATTGATTACCAG TTAATTTCTGCTCTTGTGAATCACATCATTGCGACAGCGAAAACTATTGGCGGTATACTCATTTTCCTCCCGGGGGTTAACGAAATTAGACAGTGTGTGGAAGCCGTTCGGAGCAGTGTCGGACACAGAGATGCCTTAGTATTGCCTCTCCATGCCAACCTATCGAACGAAGAACAACGCAGAGTATTCCAAACTACGAAAAATTGGAAGATCATTGCATCTACTAACGTAGCTGAG ACCTCCATCACCATAGATGATATCATCTATGTCGTTGATGCTGGCAAAGTGAAAGAAACACAATTTGATCCAGAAACCAACATGTCACGCTTGGTAGAAACATGGATTAATCGAGCTGCGGCGAGACAGAGAAGAGGACGTGCTGGACGTACCCGGCCTGGAGTCTGTTACAAATTGTATACAAGAAAACATGAATTGAGTATGGCTCCATTCCCGGTGCCAGAAATACTCCGCGTGCCGTTGGAGAGCATTTCTTTGTCTGTGAAAGCAACGcgggaggatgaagatgtaaAG GCCTTTTTGAGTAGAGTCATTGACCCTCCGGCTATCGCTGCTTTGGATAGAGCTTGGACAACCTTGGAAGAAATTGGAGCAATTGATCAAAATGGAGGATTGACGGCACTTGGAAAGTATATG TCAATGCTTCCCGTTGATATAAGACTTGCAAAG ATGTTGATATTGGGTACCATATTCCAATGCATTGGACCTGTCGCGACAGTTGCCGCCCTCCTGTCATCAAAGCCGCTATTCAACAGTCCCATGGATAAGCGCGATGAAGCAGCGGT AGCTCGTGCGCGCTTCCTATACGGCGATAGTGACCTGTTGACCGATGTCAATGCGTTCGATGAATGTATGAAACTGCGCGCTGAAGGAAAGTCGCAGAGCACCATCCGGGCCTTCTATGATCAA AACTTTATATCTGCAGCGGTTGTTCGAGAAATCACCACTCTTCGACAGGATTTTATTTCCTCCCTGGCTGAAATAGGCCTGATTCCTCTAAATTCAAAGCCGACGACGCAAAGTCTTAACACATGCAGCGACAACTTAAACCTCGTTAAAGCTGCAATGCTAGGTGGTCTTTGGCCTCGTGTCGCCAGAGTCCAGCTGCCAACAGATAAAATTAAATACGATAAAGTATCCGGTGGAACAGTCCAACGTGATAACAGCGCGAAAGATTACAAAATTCTGGATCTCAAAGAAGGGCGGGTATTCCTCCATCCAGGTAGTGTGCTCTTTGCAAAGTCTACCTGGAAACCTCCTTTTTTGTTCTATTTCCACAAATACATGACGAACAAAATATTTCTGAGGGATGCCACCAAG GTGCCCATGTATGCTCTTCTATTATTTGGAGGCCCTGTTTCCGTAAACCACATTCGTGGAGGTCTTACTATAGGCAGCAAAGATAATTTCATCAAGCTCGCGGCCATTCCACGAATTGGTATTCTCGTTAACCAACTTCG ACGCTTGCTGGATGCACAGCTACAAAGGTCCATAGAGGACGGCACAATGTTGACGGCAGAGTCAGGCAATCCAGTTGTTCATGCCATCATGGCGCTCCTTACGCATGATGGACGCACTGAAGATCTGGGGACAAATACCCCCACTAATCGTGAAGAGGATTCGAAAACGCCATCCAATAGGGCGAGTCCACTCACGCGTTGA